In Streptomyces longhuiensis, the following proteins share a genomic window:
- a CDS encoding ATP-binding protein, which produces MITHPNKHCTVELQALPSRIRQVRRIVSAQLRYWHLDPLIDEAMLGVTELLTNVHRHAGPDKMCTVEIELLHDHLTVSVHDHDPHLPQPCEADPLATCGRGLALVAAVSESWGARPQGEHGKVVWFTLPAPSAAMPLPPLPEYRVADAFPELDSPADRRAARHAPARSAVVG; this is translated from the coding sequence GTGATCACCCACCCAAACAAGCACTGCACGGTGGAGCTCCAGGCCCTGCCGTCGCGGATCCGCCAGGTCCGCAGAATCGTATCGGCGCAGTTGCGCTACTGGCATCTGGATCCGCTGATAGACGAGGCGATGCTCGGCGTGACCGAGTTGTTGACCAACGTCCACCGGCACGCGGGTCCCGACAAGATGTGCACCGTCGAGATCGAGTTGCTGCACGACCACCTCACGGTGTCGGTGCACGACCACGACCCGCACCTGCCGCAACCGTGCGAGGCCGACCCGCTCGCGACCTGCGGCCGGGGCCTCGCCCTGGTCGCCGCGGTCAGCGAGAGCTGGGGCGCGCGTCCGCAGGGCGAGCACGGCAAGGTCGTGTGGTTCACGCTCCCCGCGCCGTCGGCGGCGATGCCGCTGCCGCCGCTTCCCGAGTACCGGGTGGCGGACGCCTTCCCCGAGCTGGACTCGCCGGCGGACCGCCGCGCGGCCCGACATGCTCCCGCCCGGTCGGCCGTTGTCGGCTGA
- a CDS encoding TetR/AcrR family transcriptional regulator, with translation MSTSDRLIESTRELLWERGYVGTSPKAIQQRADVGQGSMYHHFGGKQDLALAAIERTAQEMRATAAKSFGGGGSAYARIEAYLRRERDVLRGCPIGRLTMDPDVIASDALRAPVDDTLDWLREQLAGIVEEGKEQGEFAASLDAEEIAAAIVATVQGGYVLARASGSPAAFDAGVRGLLSLLAPAA, from the coding sequence ATGAGCACCTCGGACCGGTTGATCGAGTCCACGCGTGAGCTCCTGTGGGAGCGGGGTTACGTGGGCACGAGCCCCAAGGCGATCCAGCAGCGCGCCGACGTGGGGCAGGGCAGCATGTACCACCACTTCGGCGGGAAGCAGGACCTCGCGCTCGCCGCGATCGAGCGCACGGCGCAGGAGATGCGGGCCACCGCCGCGAAGTCGTTCGGCGGCGGCGGTTCCGCGTACGCCCGCATCGAGGCGTATCTGCGGCGCGAGCGCGATGTGCTGCGCGGCTGCCCGATCGGCCGGCTCACGATGGACCCGGACGTGATCGCGAGCGACGCGCTGCGCGCACCGGTCGACGACACGCTCGACTGGCTGCGGGAGCAGCTCGCCGGAATCGTCGAAGAGGGCAAGGAACAGGGCGAGTTCGCGGCCTCGCTGGACGCCGAGGAGATCGCGGCGGCGATCGTCGCGACTGTCCAGGGCGGTTATGTCCTGGCCCGCGCGTCGGGCTCGCCCGCCGCCTTCGACGCGGGGGTGCGCGGACTGCTCTCGCTGCTCGCACCCGCCGCCTGA
- a CDS encoding acetamidase/formamidase family protein — MILEAGQGPIDGTHYLRATPETVGWGRLPCRTTAPALTIESGESVTFDTVSHEGILEDQGRDPAAFFGRYGIAATEVLSDARVLAKSPPPRDPDGDGPHVVSAPVHIRGAEPGDLLKAEVLTLHRRADYGVISSRHGRGALPDEFARTAPEFTFCEVERADGRDVGVIRYAEGRAARFPLRPFMGIMGVATDTDGTQHSVPPGRHGGNLDIKELETRSALYLPVQTAGAGFYTGDPHYAQGNGEVALTALEAPLRATFRLTLLKGARARAAAATLTHPFGETDRHWIPVGLHEDLDEAMREAVRAAVRFLTDRFGMDGPAAYAYLSAAADFEISQVVDQVQGVHCLIRKADFPD, encoded by the coding sequence GTGATACTCGAAGCGGGACAGGGCCCGATCGACGGCACGCACTATCTGCGCGCCACACCGGAGACCGTCGGCTGGGGGCGGCTGCCCTGCCGCACCACGGCGCCGGCGCTCACGATCGAATCCGGCGAGAGCGTCACGTTCGACACCGTCTCCCACGAGGGCATCCTGGAGGACCAGGGGCGCGATCCGGCGGCCTTCTTCGGGCGGTACGGCATCGCCGCGACCGAAGTGCTCTCCGACGCCCGCGTGCTGGCGAAGTCCCCGCCGCCACGGGACCCGGACGGGGACGGCCCCCATGTGGTCAGCGCGCCCGTCCACATCAGGGGCGCCGAGCCGGGCGACCTCCTCAAGGCCGAGGTGCTGACGCTGCACCGGCGCGCCGACTACGGCGTCATCTCCAGCAGGCACGGCCGTGGCGCCCTGCCGGACGAATTCGCCCGCACAGCACCGGAGTTCACCTTCTGCGAGGTGGAGCGTGCGGACGGCCGGGACGTCGGCGTGATCCGCTACGCCGAGGGCCGGGCGGCCCGGTTCCCGCTGCGGCCCTTCATGGGCATCATGGGCGTGGCCACCGACACGGACGGGACGCAGCACTCGGTGCCGCCGGGACGGCACGGTGGCAACCTCGACATCAAGGAACTGGAGACACGCTCCGCGCTGTATCTGCCCGTACAGACGGCCGGAGCGGGCTTCTACACCGGAGATCCGCACTACGCACAGGGCAACGGCGAAGTCGCCCTCACCGCCCTGGAGGCGCCGCTGCGCGCCACGTTCCGGCTCACCCTCCTCAAGGGCGCACGGGCCCGGGCGGCGGCCGCGACCCTCACGCACCCCTTCGGCGAGACCGACCGGCACTGGATCCCCGTGGGGCTGCACGAGGACCTCGACGAGGCGATGCGGGAAGCGGTCCGCGCAGCCGTCCGCTTCCTCACGGACCGCTTCGGCATGGACGGGCCGGCCGCGTACGCCTACCTGAGCGCGGCGGCCGACTTCGAGATCTCGCAGGTCGTCGACCAGGTCCAGGGAGTGCACTGCCTCATCCGCAAGGCGGACTTCCCCGACTGA
- a CDS encoding DUF1097 domain-containing protein, whose translation MRERLSHEIVASVLAGLTAFIGGTALHLPPWAIFISWAAVFALGGPSWANARRLWCTMPAGSAFALIIVLIDQHVGTAFGDGQFARNAVLALVIMVVNTVLMYTGRIKVFSLIPGMFLGFASYFATFFGGFGYKPGNIWAAWVCVVAMNALGPVFAYLSNRLMYPIFSPVPTSVVASAGPVHHDGRTPPAGTAPAE comes from the coding sequence ATGCGCGAACGCCTCTCTCACGAAATCGTTGCCTCCGTACTCGCCGGTCTGACGGCGTTCATCGGAGGGACCGCGCTCCATCTCCCGCCCTGGGCGATCTTCATCTCGTGGGCGGCCGTCTTCGCGCTCGGAGGGCCGAGCTGGGCGAACGCACGCAGGCTGTGGTGCACGATGCCCGCCGGCTCCGCCTTCGCCCTGATCATCGTGCTGATCGACCAGCACGTGGGCACGGCGTTCGGCGACGGCCAGTTCGCCCGGAACGCGGTGCTGGCCCTGGTGATCATGGTCGTCAACACCGTCCTCATGTACACGGGCCGCATCAAGGTGTTCTCGCTGATTCCCGGCATGTTCCTCGGCTTCGCCAGCTACTTCGCCACGTTCTTCGGCGGCTTCGGCTACAAGCCGGGCAACATCTGGGCGGCGTGGGTCTGCGTGGTCGCGATGAACGCGCTCGGGCCGGTCTTCGCCTATCTGTCCAACCGGCTCATGTACCCGATCTTCTCGCCGGTGCCGACGTCGGTCGTGGCGTCCGCGGGCCCTGTGCACCACGACGGCCGCACCCCGCCGGCCGGAACCGCACCGGCCGAGTGA
- a CDS encoding DUF4865 family protein: MHATQYEITLPADYDMGIIRKRVETRGHLLDDFPGLGLKAYLMRERGVAGSPVNQYAPCYLWNTPQGMNSFLWGPGFQGIVDDFGRPEVQHWTGLAYEEGSASQATPRSAVRRRTPLTGQAPPAEPTEAAVRDAARIAGQDGAVCAAVAVDPRHWELLTFSLWDHASPDTPGDLYEVLHLSAPERDRLPRGRQW; encoded by the coding sequence GTGCACGCGACGCAGTACGAGATCACGCTGCCCGCCGACTACGACATGGGCATCATCCGCAAGCGGGTGGAGACCAGGGGGCATCTCCTCGACGACTTCCCCGGACTCGGCCTCAAGGCGTATCTGATGCGGGAGCGCGGTGTCGCCGGGTCACCCGTGAACCAGTACGCGCCGTGCTACCTGTGGAACACACCTCAGGGCATGAACTCGTTCCTGTGGGGGCCCGGATTCCAGGGGATCGTGGACGACTTCGGGCGGCCCGAGGTGCAGCACTGGACCGGACTCGCGTACGAGGAGGGCTCGGCCTCGCAGGCCACCCCGAGGAGCGCGGTACGCCGCCGGACACCCCTCACCGGGCAGGCTCCGCCGGCCGAACCGACGGAAGCCGCCGTGCGCGACGCGGCTCGCATCGCCGGGCAGGACGGGGCGGTGTGCGCGGCCGTCGCCGTCGACCCGCGCCACTGGGAGCTGCTCACCTTCTCCCTCTGGGACCACGCGTCACCGGACACACCGGGCGACCTCTACGAGGTGCTGCACCTGAGCGCCCCCGAGCGCGACCGGCTCCCCCGGGGGAGGCAGTGGTGA
- a CDS encoding ABC transporter permease: protein MGTSARLSLSSLRAHKRRFAGTFLAVLLGVAFLTGTLVMGDTLRAGFDTMFGNATSGTDAVVRSTNVITTPGESQGARQPVAASLAKKLADTPGVAAAVPGIQGAGQLVGSDGKAIGGQGPPTLAGNWINDPELNPYRLAEGHTPSKTGEVVVNHGAAEKGHLKIGDTTTLRTPDPVKVTIVGLATFGGEDGMAQVTYTGMTRADAEKYLTPRPGEAASIQVRAGPGTSQRELVDELTPVLPKGVEAITGEASAQENTDMISGQFLSLFTTFLLVFSGIALLVATFSIHNTFAIVVAQRTRENALLRALGASRRQVTATTLVEASAVAVLASVAGLAGGIGIAAGLQALFPAIGFPFPDGALVISGLSMLLPLAVGILVCLGSALLPAVRAGRTAPLAALRETAVDQSGASRSRAVIGTALGVAAVAVTLVGVLASPSIWLAGLGSVLILIAFVVLGPVASSRAVRVLGSPLDKLRGVTGGLALRNALRSPKRTAATASALMIGVAVVCLFTVFGASLKATMDQTVSRSFAGDIAVSAPSFGAGGSGLSPRLAPAIAEQPQVATAVGLGKGVADVDGEGRALTVTDPAALARSFDLGTVRGSLDDLGTDGIAITREEADKQHLRPGSTARLAFTDGKRQTFSVRAVYGRSELAGDYVITRQAWAPHRAQDSDTLIAVTFKDGVSTADGKAAVSKVAAAYGNPEVQTRDEYAQSSAGGIDMMLTLVYALLALAVLIALLGIANTLTLAVHERTRELGLLRAVGQTRAQLRAMVRWESVLVAAFGTAGGLVLGAFLGWVLVEASDGASDSAFAFALPPLQLVVVALVGLAAGALAGLRPARRAARLDVLRAIATE, encoded by the coding sequence CTGGGCACCTCCGCGCGCCTGAGCCTGTCGTCGCTGCGCGCCCACAAGCGGCGCTTCGCCGGCACCTTCCTGGCCGTCCTGCTCGGCGTCGCGTTCCTCACCGGCACACTCGTCATGGGTGACACCCTGCGCGCCGGCTTCGACACCATGTTCGGCAACGCGACGAGCGGCACGGACGCCGTCGTCCGCAGCACGAACGTGATCACGACCCCCGGCGAGAGCCAGGGCGCCCGGCAGCCCGTCGCCGCGTCGCTCGCGAAGAAGCTGGCGGACACCCCGGGTGTCGCCGCCGCCGTGCCCGGCATCCAGGGCGCGGGCCAGCTCGTCGGCAGCGACGGCAAGGCGATCGGCGGCCAGGGGCCGCCCACCCTCGCGGGCAACTGGATCAACGACCCCGAACTCAACCCCTACCGCCTGGCCGAAGGACACACCCCTTCGAAGACCGGCGAGGTCGTCGTCAACCACGGAGCCGCCGAGAAGGGCCACCTCAAGATCGGCGACACCACGACCCTGCGCACCCCCGACCCCGTCAAGGTGACGATCGTCGGCCTCGCGACCTTCGGCGGTGAGGACGGCATGGCGCAGGTGACGTACACCGGCATGACGCGGGCCGACGCCGAGAAGTACCTCACGCCGAGGCCCGGCGAGGCCGCGTCCATCCAGGTGCGGGCCGGCCCCGGCACCAGCCAGCGGGAACTCGTCGACGAGCTGACTCCCGTACTGCCCAAGGGAGTCGAGGCCATCACCGGCGAGGCGTCGGCGCAGGAGAACACGGACATGATCTCCGGCCAGTTCCTGAGCCTCTTCACCACCTTCCTCCTCGTGTTCTCCGGCATCGCCCTGCTCGTGGCGACCTTCTCGATCCACAACACGTTCGCGATCGTCGTCGCCCAGCGCACCCGTGAGAACGCGCTCCTGCGCGCCCTCGGCGCCTCCCGCCGCCAGGTCACCGCCACGACGCTCGTCGAGGCGAGCGCCGTGGCAGTCCTCGCCTCGGTCGCCGGTCTCGCCGGCGGCATCGGCATCGCGGCCGGGCTCCAGGCGCTGTTCCCCGCCATCGGCTTCCCGTTCCCCGACGGCGCCCTCGTGATCAGCGGCCTGTCCATGCTGCTCCCGCTCGCCGTCGGCATCCTCGTCTGTCTCGGCTCCGCGCTCCTGCCCGCCGTACGAGCCGGACGCACGGCACCCCTCGCGGCCCTGCGCGAGACGGCCGTCGACCAGTCCGGTGCCTCGCGCAGCCGCGCCGTCATCGGCACGGCACTCGGCGTCGCGGCGGTCGCCGTCACCTTGGTCGGAGTCCTCGCCTCGCCGTCCATCTGGCTCGCGGGCCTCGGCAGCGTGCTGATCCTCATCGCGTTCGTGGTGCTCGGTCCGGTCGCCTCGTCGCGCGCCGTACGTGTCCTCGGCAGCCCCCTCGACAAGCTGCGCGGCGTCACCGGCGGCCTCGCCCTGCGCAACGCCCTGCGCAGCCCCAAGCGCACCGCGGCCACCGCGAGCGCCCTGATGATCGGTGTCGCCGTCGTCTGTCTGTTCACCGTCTTCGGCGCCTCGCTGAAGGCGACCATGGACCAGACGGTGTCCCGTTCCTTCGCCGGCGACATCGCCGTGTCCGCCCCGTCGTTCGGCGCGGGCGGCAGCGGCCTCAGCCCGAGGCTCGCCCCGGCCATCGCCGAACAGCCGCAGGTCGCGACCGCCGTCGGCCTGGGCAAGGGCGTCGCTGACGTCGACGGCGAGGGCCGCGCCCTGACCGTCACCGACCCGGCCGCGCTCGCCAGGTCGTTCGACCTGGGAACCGTCCGCGGCTCGCTCGACGACCTCGGCACGGACGGCATCGCCATCACCCGCGAGGAAGCCGACAAGCAGCACCTCCGTCCGGGCAGCACCGCCCGCCTGGCCTTCACCGACGGCAAGCGGCAGACCTTCAGCGTCCGCGCGGTGTACGGCCGGTCGGAACTCGCCGGGGACTACGTCATCACACGCCAGGCCTGGGCCCCGCACCGCGCCCAGGACTCCGACACCCTGATCGCCGTCACCTTCAAGGACGGCGTGAGCACGGCCGACGGCAAGGCCGCCGTCTCCAAGGTCGCTGCGGCGTACGGGAATCCGGAGGTGCAGACCCGCGACGAGTACGCGCAGTCGTCCGCGGGCGGCATCGACATGATGCTGACCCTGGTCTACGCGCTGCTGGCCCTCGCCGTGCTGATCGCCCTGCTCGGCATCGCCAACACCCTCACCCTGGCCGTCCACGAACGCACCCGCGAACTGGGGCTGTTGAGGGCCGTCGGCCAGACCCGCGCCCAGCTGCGGGCCATGGTCCGGTGGGAGTCCGTCCTGGTCGCCGCGTTCGGTACCGCGGGTGGCCTGGTGCTCGGCGCATTCCTCGGCTGGGTCCTCGTCGAGGCGTCGGACGGCGCGAGCGACAGCGCGTTCGCGTTCGCCCTGCCGCCGCTCCAGCTCGTCGTCGTCGCCCTGGTGGGCCTCGCCGCCGGAGCGCTCGCGGGCCTGCGCCCGGCCCGCCGCGCCGCACGCCTCGACGTGCTGCGGGCCATCGCCACCGAGTGA
- a CDS encoding amidohydrolase family protein, with the protein MPQLILRQARVEDARSPCDVVIDGGRVRAVGDAAGQDADEVIDCAGRVVLPGFVEPHLHLDKALLDGVRGNPDGTLAGAIAVTGELKSAFTHEDVLARARRVLEAAVLNGTTVIRAHPDVDPIAGLLGVEVLLQLRAEYADVVDLQIVAFPQEGVLRSPGTEKLLIAALAAGADVVGGCTYNEATLEDCHRHVELVLDLAAQHGVPADLHADFADDASDPRYALAEFIAGQTARRGLGGRVALGHMTSLGGREPADRARAMAALADAGVAVVPLPATDLHLGGRRDTRAVRRGVAPVRELWDHGVLAACSSNNIRNAFTPFGRADPLDTALLLAQTGHLSGPTDLHRVLRMVTHDAARVVGVADDYGVRPGDRADLVVLDTQVYDDIVLDRPERAHVIKAGRVVARTVRTSELLVP; encoded by the coding sequence ATGCCTCAACTGATACTGCGTCAAGCACGCGTCGAGGACGCCCGGTCGCCCTGCGACGTGGTGATCGACGGCGGCCGGGTGCGAGCCGTCGGGGACGCCGCGGGCCAGGACGCCGACGAGGTGATCGACTGCGCCGGCCGGGTCGTCCTGCCCGGCTTCGTCGAACCGCATCTGCATCTCGACAAGGCCCTCCTGGACGGCGTACGAGGCAACCCCGACGGAACCCTCGCCGGAGCGATCGCGGTGACCGGCGAGCTGAAGAGCGCGTTCACGCACGAGGACGTACTGGCCCGTGCGCGGCGCGTCCTCGAGGCGGCGGTCCTCAACGGTACGACGGTGATCCGCGCCCATCCGGACGTCGACCCGATCGCGGGGCTGCTCGGCGTCGAGGTACTGCTCCAACTCCGCGCGGAGTACGCGGATGTGGTGGACCTCCAGATCGTGGCGTTCCCGCAGGAGGGCGTCCTGCGGTCACCCGGCACCGAGAAGCTGCTGATCGCGGCGCTGGCGGCGGGCGCCGACGTGGTGGGCGGCTGCACCTACAACGAGGCCACCCTGGAGGACTGCCACCGCCACGTCGAGCTCGTGCTCGACCTCGCCGCACAGCACGGAGTGCCGGCCGATCTGCACGCCGACTTCGCCGACGACGCGTCCGACCCCCGGTACGCGCTCGCCGAGTTCATCGCCGGCCAGACCGCGCGCCGGGGTCTGGGGGGTCGGGTGGCGCTCGGTCATATGACCTCACTCGGCGGCCGGGAGCCCGCGGACCGGGCGCGGGCGATGGCCGCACTCGCCGACGCGGGCGTCGCCGTCGTGCCGCTCCCGGCGACCGACCTGCACCTCGGCGGTCGACGGGACACCCGGGCGGTCCGGCGGGGGGTCGCCCCGGTCCGTGAGCTGTGGGACCACGGCGTGCTCGCCGCCTGCTCCTCCAACAACATCCGCAACGCCTTCACCCCGTTCGGGCGCGCGGACCCCCTGGACACGGCGCTCCTGCTGGCGCAGACCGGTCATCTGTCCGGGCCCACCGACCTCCACCGGGTGCTGCGCATGGTCACGCACGACGCGGCCCGGGTGGTGGGCGTCGCCGACGACTACGGCGTACGGCCGGGCGACCGCGCCGACCTGGTGGTGCTCGACACGCAGGTCTATGACGACATCGTCCTGGACCGGCCCGAACGCGCCCATGTCATCAAGGCGGGGAGGGTGGTGGCCCGCACGGTCAGGACCAGCGAACTCCTCGTCCCCTGA
- a CDS encoding SHOCT domain-containing protein: MQTLANWDGGPGPWILFLPLIWAAVVIGVVTLLRRTVWRGRRRGGPWRPAADENSPLTVLGRRFAAGEIDEDEYWRRSSVLNEEFGRSKGGAA, translated from the coding sequence ATGCAGACCCTGGCGAACTGGGACGGCGGGCCCGGCCCGTGGATCCTGTTCCTCCCGCTGATCTGGGCGGCCGTCGTCATCGGCGTCGTCACGCTGCTGCGCCGCACCGTGTGGCGCGGACGCCGCCGTGGCGGCCCCTGGCGGCCCGCCGCCGACGAGAACTCGCCCCTCACCGTGCTCGGCCGGCGCTTCGCCGCGGGCGAGATCGACGAGGACGAGTACTGGCGCCGGAGCTCCGTCCTGAACGAGGAGTTCGGCCGTTCCAAGGGCGGTGCGGCATGA
- a CDS encoding carbamate kinase produces the protein MTPRAVPRTAVVAIGGNALLRGGTHATVAEQVEAARRLASPVVALADAGWRVVVTHGNGPQVGFIKRRADLAAALAPELPALGLDLCVADSQGGLGHILATAIAGRLRSLGRADDRVAALITHAVVDAHDEAFSHPTKPIGAFYPAARARELADLHDWTVAEEGERGWRRVVPSPRPRRVLETESVRALSTAGFTVIAAGGGGIPVVEGEAGYQGVEAVIDKDLTSAHLAAELGADLLVVTTAVERVAVDFGRPTQRFLDRLTCGEAERLLAQGQFPPGSMGPKIGAALEFLRGAPGRQVLITSPQQLAAALDGHGGTWLESDLARTTEEPLNGTVTAGRPQ, from the coding sequence ATGACTCCCCGAGCCGTGCCGAGGACAGCGGTGGTCGCCATCGGCGGCAACGCGCTGCTGCGCGGTGGCACCCACGCCACCGTCGCCGAACAGGTCGAGGCCGCGCGCCGGCTCGCGTCCCCCGTGGTGGCGCTGGCCGACGCGGGATGGCGGGTCGTGGTCACCCACGGCAACGGCCCTCAGGTCGGATTCATCAAGCGCCGCGCGGACCTCGCGGCAGCCCTGGCCCCTGAACTGCCCGCCCTCGGCCTCGACCTGTGCGTGGCCGACTCGCAGGGCGGCCTCGGACACATCCTGGCGACCGCGATCGCGGGCCGCCTCAGGTCGCTCGGGCGCGCCGACGACCGGGTCGCCGCCCTGATCACCCACGCCGTGGTGGACGCGCACGACGAGGCGTTCAGCCACCCGACCAAACCCATCGGAGCCTTCTATCCGGCAGCCAGGGCACGGGAGTTGGCGGACCTCCACGACTGGACCGTGGCGGAGGAGGGAGAGCGGGGCTGGCGGCGCGTGGTCCCGTCGCCCCGGCCGCGCCGGGTCCTAGAGACGGAGTCCGTACGGGCGCTGTCCACGGCGGGGTTCACGGTGATCGCGGCCGGTGGCGGCGGCATCCCCGTCGTGGAAGGCGAGGCCGGCTACCAGGGCGTCGAAGCCGTCATCGACAAGGATCTGACGTCGGCGCATCTCGCGGCCGAACTCGGCGCGGACCTGCTGGTCGTCACCACCGCTGTCGAACGCGTAGCCGTCGACTTCGGCCGGCCCACGCAGCGCTTCCTGGACCGGCTGACCTGCGGCGAGGCCGAACGGCTCCTGGCCCAGGGCCAGTTCCCGCCGGGCAGCATGGGTCCCAAGATCGGCGCCGCCCTCGAATTCCTGCGCGGCGCCCCCGGCCGCCAGGTGCTCATCACCTCACCGCAGCAGCTGGCTGCCGCCCTCGACGGACACGGCGGCACCTGGCTCGAGAGCGACCTGGCGCGGACCACCGAAGAACCCCTCAACGGCACCGTCACGGCAGGGAGGCCGCAGTGA
- a CDS encoding phosphotriesterase family protein, giving the protein MTATVRTVLGDVAPEELGVCDAHDHLFFRSPLLPGQELDDAAAAEAELRAYRDAGGGAVVQWTPHGLGRRAELLPELSRATGVRIVAATGLHQAAHYAPDLLARLRPVLADVFVRELTEGIGDSGVRAGLIKVAGGFHALDDHAVWTMRAAADAHHATGAPIAVHHELGTGVLDVLDLLCGELGVAPERVVLGHLNRSPDFAVHRQAAESGAYLAFDGPSRANHATDWRMPDAMAALADAGYGDRLLLGGDTTTAGARSVSGGPGMPYLLRRVRPRLELALGKALVDRILVDNPGSAFAVERLPGR; this is encoded by the coding sequence GTGACCGCGACCGTTCGGACCGTGCTCGGGGACGTGGCGCCGGAGGAGCTCGGCGTGTGCGACGCGCACGACCACCTCTTCTTCCGCAGCCCCCTGCTCCCCGGCCAGGAACTCGACGACGCGGCCGCCGCCGAGGCGGAACTGCGCGCCTACCGCGATGCGGGCGGCGGCGCGGTCGTCCAGTGGACACCGCACGGACTCGGACGCCGGGCCGAGCTGCTGCCCGAACTGTCGAGGGCGACGGGCGTACGCATCGTGGCCGCGACGGGACTCCACCAAGCCGCCCACTACGCACCGGATTTGCTCGCCCGGCTGCGTCCCGTCCTCGCCGACGTGTTCGTGCGGGAACTCACGGAGGGGATCGGCGACAGCGGTGTGCGGGCCGGGCTCATCAAGGTCGCGGGCGGCTTCCACGCCCTCGACGACCACGCGGTGTGGACGATGCGGGCCGCCGCCGACGCCCATCACGCGACGGGCGCACCGATCGCCGTCCACCACGAGCTGGGGACGGGCGTACTCGACGTACTCGACCTGCTGTGCGGGGAGTTGGGGGTGGCGCCGGAGCGGGTCGTGCTCGGGCACCTCAACCGCTCCCCCGACTTCGCCGTGCACCGGCAGGCCGCCGAGTCAGGCGCGTACCTCGCCTTCGACGGGCCGTCGCGCGCCAACCACGCGACGGACTGGCGGATGCCGGACGCGATGGCGGCGCTCGCCGACGCGGGGTACGGCGACCGGCTCCTGCTCGGCGGCGACACGACGACCGCCGGAGCGCGCTCGGTGAGCGGCGGGCCCGGGATGCCGTATCTGCTGCGCCGCGTCCGCCCACGGCTCGAACTGGCCCTGGGCAAGGCGCTGGTGGACCGGATCCTCGTCGACAACCCGGGCAGCGCGTTCGCGGTGGAGCGGCTGCCCGGGCGGTGA
- a CDS encoding ABC transporter ATP-binding protein produces the protein MTTTTLTRTAARVVDAVKVYGSGDTAVRALDGVSVGFEAGRFTAIMGPSGSGKSTLMHCAAGLDTLGAGSAFIGDTDLSDLDDRRLTLLRRDRIGFVFQAFNLVPTLTVAENITLPMDLAGAKEDAASREWIDALVDVVGLRDRLHHRPSELSGGQQQRVAVARAFAGRPDVVFADEPTGNLDSRSGEEVLGLLGRAVRQMDRTVVMVTHDPVAAAHADEVVFLADGRLVDRMQAPTPDKVLDRMKAFDAAGGARHAGEKPS, from the coding sequence ATGACCACCACCACGCTCACCCGGACCGCGGCGCGCGTCGTCGACGCCGTGAAGGTCTACGGCAGTGGCGACACCGCGGTCCGGGCCCTGGACGGCGTGAGCGTCGGCTTCGAGGCCGGGAGGTTCACCGCGATCATGGGTCCCTCCGGCTCCGGCAAGTCCACGCTGATGCACTGCGCGGCGGGCCTCGACACCCTCGGCGCCGGCTCCGCCTTCATCGGCGACACCGACCTGAGCGACCTCGACGACCGCCGCCTGACCCTCCTGCGCCGCGACCGGATCGGCTTCGTGTTCCAGGCCTTCAACCTGGTGCCGACGCTGACGGTCGCGGAGAACATCACCCTGCCGATGGACCTCGCGGGCGCCAAGGAAGACGCCGCTTCCAGGGAGTGGATCGACGCACTGGTCGACGTCGTCGGCCTGCGCGACCGGCTGCACCACCGGCCGTCCGAACTCTCCGGCGGACAGCAGCAGCGCGTCGCCGTGGCCCGCGCCTTCGCCGGCCGCCCCGACGTCGTCTTCGCCGACGAACCCACCGGCAACCTCGACTCGCGCTCCGGCGAGGAGGTGCTCGGGCTCCTCGGCCGCGCCGTGCGGCAGATGGACCGCACGGTCGTCATGGTCACCCACGACCCGGTGGCCGCCGCCCACGCCGACGAGGTCGTCTTCCTCGCCGACGGCCGTCTCGTCGACCGGATGCAGGCACCCACCCCGGACAAGGTCCTCGACCGCATGAAGGCCTTCGACGCGGCCGGTGGCGCACGACATGCGGGGGAGAAGCCGTCATGA